One genomic segment of Motacilla alba alba isolate MOTALB_02 chromosome 1A, Motacilla_alba_V1.0_pri, whole genome shotgun sequence includes these proteins:
- the CREB3L2 gene encoding cyclic AMP-responsive element-binding protein 3-like protein 2 isoform X1, giving the protein MEVCESGGEQPPLLHWDRKLSELCEPADPDTLLSRTHFTEFLDEFSPDVLGQLLNDPFLSEKNEIMEVELSPASPAPLIQAEHSYSLCGDSRPQSPLTHISTDDNFNEGDLENEEWCLATEFTPAAIKTEPGLCETSGLAPSISLTVTATSLEGEQPELQTDALMKPLTQKVLPEIKLEPHEVDQFLNLSSKEAVDPLHLPPTPPSSHGSDSEGGQSPARSLPPSSPIQLQATAKVASRTASMLSNSPLLTAPHKLQGTGPLILTEEEKRTLIAEGYPIPTKLPLTKAEEKVLKKIRRKIKNKISAQESRRKKKEYMDSLEKKVETCSNENSELRKKVEVLENTNRTLLQQLQRLQAMVAGKVSRSCKAASTQTGTCLMMVVLCFAVVFGSFSQSYGPYPSATKMVLPRQHSSPESYTDSIVRSRSLLIYEEPQQLEEPSSPISFADRGDRQTDTSKFTALSLEAVAGTQQDDIMQFTIANETRLEKSVLLGLQQHRVNSELEGNETLKIIEIDRRVNATS; this is encoded by the exons CACTTCACAGAGTTCCTGGATGAATTTTCACCTGATGTCCTAGGCCAGCTGTTGAATGATCCCTTCTTGTCTGAGAAGAATGAAATCATGGAGGTGGAACTGTCTCCAGCATCCCCAGCGCCCCTCATCCAGGCGGAGCACAGCTATTCCCTCTGTGGCGACTCCCGACCCCAGTCTCCCTTGACCCACATCTCGACTGATGACAACTTTAATGAAG gTGACCTGGAAAATGAGGAATGGTGTCTGGCTACAGAGTTTACTCCAGCTGCAATAAAGACTGAGCCAGGGCTTTGTGAGACATCAGGCCTTGCTCCCTCAATCAGTCTCACCGTCACGGCCACGTCGCTGGAGGGGGAGCAGCCTGAGCTACAGACAGATGCCCTG aTGAAACCACTGACCCAGAAAGTTCTTCCAGAGATTAAATTGGAGCCCCATGAAGTGGATCAGTTCCTGAACCTCTCTTCTAAGGAAG CAGTGGATCCCCTGCATTTGCCTCCCACCCCTCCGAGCAGCCATGGCAGTGACTCTGAaggagggcagagcccagctcgCTCGctccctccttccagcccaatCCAGCTCCAGGCCACGGCCAAGGTTGCGTCGCGCACAGCTTCGATGCTCTCCAATTCCCCTCTCCTGACTGCACCACAT AAATTACAGGGGACTGGCCCCCTCATCCtgacagaggaagagaagaggacGCTGATAGCAGAGGGCTACCCAATCCCTACCAAACTGCCCCTGacaaaagcagaggagaaagttCTAAAGAAAATCcgcaggaaaataaaaaacaag atctctgcccaggaaagtagaagaaaaaagaaagaatacatGGACAGTCTGGAAAAAAA AGTTGAGACCTGCTCAAATGAAAACAGCGAGCTGCGTAAGAAGGTTGAAGTCCTGGAGAACACTAACAG AACACTTCTGCAGCAGTTGCAGAGACTCCAAGCCATGGTTGCTGGCAAAGTGTCCCGCTCGTGTAAGGCAGCTAGCACACAAACAGGGACCTGTCTTATG ATGgtggtgctgtgctttgcagtaGTTTTTGGCAGCTTCTCTCAGAGCTATGGGCCATATCCTTCTGCTACGAAGATGGTGTTGCCCAGGCAGCATTCCTCACCAGAGTCCTACACAGATTCCATTG TGAGGTCAAGGAGCCTTCTAATTTATGAAGAGCCTCAACAGCTGGAGGAGCCATCCAGCCCGATCTCCTTCGCAGATCGCGGGGACAGGCAAACAGACACCTCCAAGTTCACAGCACTGTCCCTGGAAGctgtggcagggacacagcaggatgATATCATGCAGTTCACAATAGCCAATGAGACAAGGCTAGAGaagtcagtgctgctgggcctgcagcagcacag AGTCAACTCCGAACTAGAAGGAAATGAAACACTGAAGATAATTGAAATAGATAGAAGAGTTAATGCcacctcttaa
- the CREB3L2 gene encoding cyclic AMP-responsive element-binding protein 3-like protein 2 isoform X2, producing MEVCESGGEQPPLLHWDRKLSELCEPADPDTLLSRTHFTEFLDEFSPDVLGQLLNDPFLSEKNEIMEVELSPASPAPLIQAEHSYSLCGDSRPQSPLTHISTDDNFNEGDLENEEWCLATEFTPAAIKTEPGLCETSGLAPSISLTVTATSLEGEQPELQTDALMKPLTQKVLPEIKLEPHEVDQFLNLSSKEVDPLHLPPTPPSSHGSDSEGGQSPARSLPPSSPIQLQATAKVASRTASMLSNSPLLTAPHKLQGTGPLILTEEEKRTLIAEGYPIPTKLPLTKAEEKVLKKIRRKIKNKISAQESRRKKKEYMDSLEKKVETCSNENSELRKKVEVLENTNRTLLQQLQRLQAMVAGKVSRSCKAASTQTGTCLMMVVLCFAVVFGSFSQSYGPYPSATKMVLPRQHSSPESYTDSIVRSRSLLIYEEPQQLEEPSSPISFADRGDRQTDTSKFTALSLEAVAGTQQDDIMQFTIANETRLEKSVLLGLQQHRVNSELEGNETLKIIEIDRRVNATS from the exons CACTTCACAGAGTTCCTGGATGAATTTTCACCTGATGTCCTAGGCCAGCTGTTGAATGATCCCTTCTTGTCTGAGAAGAATGAAATCATGGAGGTGGAACTGTCTCCAGCATCCCCAGCGCCCCTCATCCAGGCGGAGCACAGCTATTCCCTCTGTGGCGACTCCCGACCCCAGTCTCCCTTGACCCACATCTCGACTGATGACAACTTTAATGAAG gTGACCTGGAAAATGAGGAATGGTGTCTGGCTACAGAGTTTACTCCAGCTGCAATAAAGACTGAGCCAGGGCTTTGTGAGACATCAGGCCTTGCTCCCTCAATCAGTCTCACCGTCACGGCCACGTCGCTGGAGGGGGAGCAGCCTGAGCTACAGACAGATGCCCTG aTGAAACCACTGACCCAGAAAGTTCTTCCAGAGATTAAATTGGAGCCCCATGAAGTGGATCAGTTCCTGAACCTCTCTTCTAAGGAAG TGGATCCCCTGCATTTGCCTCCCACCCCTCCGAGCAGCCATGGCAGTGACTCTGAaggagggcagagcccagctcgCTCGctccctccttccagcccaatCCAGCTCCAGGCCACGGCCAAGGTTGCGTCGCGCACAGCTTCGATGCTCTCCAATTCCCCTCTCCTGACTGCACCACAT AAATTACAGGGGACTGGCCCCCTCATCCtgacagaggaagagaagaggacGCTGATAGCAGAGGGCTACCCAATCCCTACCAAACTGCCCCTGacaaaagcagaggagaaagttCTAAAGAAAATCcgcaggaaaataaaaaacaag atctctgcccaggaaagtagaagaaaaaagaaagaatacatGGACAGTCTGGAAAAAAA AGTTGAGACCTGCTCAAATGAAAACAGCGAGCTGCGTAAGAAGGTTGAAGTCCTGGAGAACACTAACAG AACACTTCTGCAGCAGTTGCAGAGACTCCAAGCCATGGTTGCTGGCAAAGTGTCCCGCTCGTGTAAGGCAGCTAGCACACAAACAGGGACCTGTCTTATG ATGgtggtgctgtgctttgcagtaGTTTTTGGCAGCTTCTCTCAGAGCTATGGGCCATATCCTTCTGCTACGAAGATGGTGTTGCCCAGGCAGCATTCCTCACCAGAGTCCTACACAGATTCCATTG TGAGGTCAAGGAGCCTTCTAATTTATGAAGAGCCTCAACAGCTGGAGGAGCCATCCAGCCCGATCTCCTTCGCAGATCGCGGGGACAGGCAAACAGACACCTCCAAGTTCACAGCACTGTCCCTGGAAGctgtggcagggacacagcaggatgATATCATGCAGTTCACAATAGCCAATGAGACAAGGCTAGAGaagtcagtgctgctgggcctgcagcagcacag AGTCAACTCCGAACTAGAAGGAAATGAAACACTGAAGATAATTGAAATAGATAGAAGAGTTAATGCcacctcttaa